GAGCTGATCGACTACGACTTCACGGCATCTCTCGAAGATGACCTCGATGCGATCGCGCGCGGAGAGCAGAACCGCGTCGAATGGCTGCGCTCCTTCTACTACGGGTCCGAGGCGCAGGTGGGTCTGCGTCAGGTCGTCGACAACCTCGGCGAGATCGACGCGCGTGCACTGAACTCCACCCCGATCACCGACACGGCGACCCTCCGCTTCGGCAAATACGGTCCCTACCTGGAGGTTGTGGACCCGGCGAACCCTGAGGCGAAGCCGCGCATCGTCAACGTCCCTGAAGACCTCGCGCCGGACGAGCTCACCGCGGCCAAGGCGCAGGAGCTCATCGACGCGCCCGTCGCGGGAGACCGCGTCCTGGGCGAGAACCCCGCCAACGGCAAGATCATCGTCGTCAAGGACGGTCGCTTCGGCCCGTACGTGCAAGAGAACGAGCCCGAGGCTGAGGTCGTCGACGAGGCGACGGGCGAGGTGCTTCCGGCGGATGAGAAGCCCAAGAAGAAGAGCGCGAAGAAGGATGCGGCGCCCAAGCCGCGCACCGGATCCCTGTTCCGCTCCATGTCGGTCGACACGATCGACCTCGAGACCGCGCTTCGGCTGCTCGACCTGCCGCGGGTCGTCGGCACCGACCCCGAGAGCGGTGACGAGATCACCGCCCAGAACGGCCGCTTCGGACCGTATCTGAAGAAGGGCACCGACTCGCGTTCGCTGGAGAACGAGCAGCAGATCTTCGACATCACCCTCGAACAGGCTCTCGAGATCTACGCGCAGCCGAAGTACGGCGCCCGCAAGGCGTCGAGCGCGCTCGTCGAGTTCGAGGCCGACCCCGAGAGCGGCAAGCCGATCCGAATCCGCGACGGGCGTTTCGGCCCGTACGTGACCGACGGTGTCACGAACGTGACGATCCCGAAGGCCGAGAAGCCCGAAGACATCACCTTCGAGCGCGCTGTGCAGATGCTCGCCGACAAGCGGGCGAAGGGACCGGCTCCCAAGCGCGGCGCCAAGAAGGCACCGGCGAAGAAGGCTCCCGCCAAGAAGCCCGCCGCAAAGAAGGCTCCCGCGAAGAAGACGTCTGCGAAGACCGACGACGAGAAGGCTGCGGCGCGCTCGGCGGCGGCGAAGAAGGCCGCGGCGACACGTGCGGCGAACGCGGCGAAGAAGGCTGCCGAGGCGAGTTCGTGACATCCGGTCTCTGGATCACCCTCGAAGGCGGCGATGGTTCGGGCAAGACCACCCAGGCGGAGCTGCTCACGGAACGGCTGCGCGCTGACGGTCGGACGGTGGTGCGCACCCGCGAACCCGGTGGCTCGGAGGTCGGCCAGCTGATCCGCGACATCGTGCTGCACCACCGCGGCGACATCGCTCCCCGCGCGGAGGCGCTGCTGTATGCGGCGGACCGCGCACACCATGTCGCGACGGTGGTGCGCCCCGCGCTCGCCCGCGGCGAGGTCGTGCTGCAGGATCGCTATCTCGATTCGTCGGTCGCCTACCAGGGTGCTGGGCGCGTGCTGGACGCCACTGAGGTGCGCGAGCTGTCACTGTGGGCTGCCGAGGGGGCGCTGCCCGATCTGACCGTGCTTCTGGACCTGGATCCGACGACGGCGCGGGAACGCCTGGACTCGGCCGACAAACCATTCGATCGACTTGAGGCCGAGCGGGAGGAGTTCCACGCGCGCGTGCGGGGCGCGTACCTCGCGCTCGCGGCGGCGGAGCCCGGGCGTTTTCTCGTGGTGGATGCGGCGCAGCCGCCTGCGACGATCGCCGAGCGCATCCACGAGCGCGTCGCCACACTCGTGCAAACGCACGAACTGCGCTGAGACCCTCAGATCCCCTTGTCCGTTCGAGGTGATGTCCGGCACCCCGACTAGGCTGAAAGCATGCCAGACGCCGCGACCGCCCCGTTTCCGTGGACGGACGTCTGGGGGCAGGACGCCGCGGTCGAGATTCTCCGTGGCGCTGCATCCGACCCTGCATCGCTCTCGCACGCCTGGCTGATCACCGGTCCGCCCGGATCCGGCAGATCGACGCTCGCCTATGCGTTCGCGGCAGCGCTGATCGCTCGCGATCCCGGCGATGAGGCGACCATGCGCCAGGTGCTCGCCCGGACGCATCCGGATGTCACGGCGCTGCGCACCGACAAGGTGATCATCACGATCGCCGAGGCGCGCGCGCTTGTGGAACGCTCCTACTTCTCGCCGTCGGCGGGGCGCTATCGGGTGATCGTCGTGGAAGACGCCGACCGCATGGTCGAGCGCACATCGAACGTCCTGCTGAAGGCGCTGGAAGAGCCGCCGGAGCGCACGGTCTGGATTCTCTGCGCGCCGAGTGAGGCCGACCTGCTGCCGACGATCCGCTCACGCGTGCGGTCGCTGCGCCTGCGCGAGCCCGACGTCGATGACGTCGCACGTCTGATCGCGCATCGCACCGGCGTCGACGACGCCACCGCAGAGCAGGCGGCACGGCACGCGCAGCGGCACATCGGCATGGCTCAGCGTCTGGCGACCGATGAGGCGGCACGACGCCGCCGTGACACGACACTGCGCGCCGTTCTGCGCGTGCGCGGTGTGGGCGATGCGGTGACCGTGGCCGGCGAGATCGTCCAGGCGGCGACCGAAGACGCCAAAGCGCTGACCGTCGAACGCGATGCGGCCGAGCGCGCCGCGCTGCTGCGGGCGGTGGGGTTGGCCGAGGGGCAAGCGGTGCCGCAGGCGCTGCGCACGCAGTTCTCCGCGCTCGAAGACGACCAGAAGAAGCGGGCGACGCGCAGCCTCCGCGACGGCATCGACCGCGTCCTCACCGACCTGCAGTCCCTGTTCCGCGATGTCGTGATGCTGCAGTATGGGCGCGGAGACGAATTGATCAACCGAGAACTCACTGACGATCTGCGCGCGCTCGCCGCTGCGTGGGATGTGCCCCGTACGCTGAGAGTTCTTGACCACCTGGCCGAGACACGGGAGTCGTTGGAACGCAACGTCGCCCCGACCCTTGCCCTCGAGAGCTTGCTCGTCACCGTGACGAGCGGGAGGACACCGTGAAGACTCGTATGCGTCGCGTGATCGCGGCCGTGGCCGGCGTGGCCGTGGCATCCCTCACCCTTTCCGGGTGCCTGTACGCGATGATCCCGGAGAGCGGCGGGCCGCTTCCGGAGCGCACGACCGAACCCGACACGTCCGGCGTCTCGCCCGAGCTTCTTCCGTTCTACTCGCAGACTCTTGAGTGGCAGCCCTGCGGGGCGGGCATGGAGTGCACCGACGTCGCCGCTCCGCTCGACTGGGAGAATCCGACAGTCGGAGAGATCTCGCTCTCCGTCGTCCGGTCTCAGGCGACCAACACTCCTCTCGGCTCGCTCCTCACCAACCCCGGCGGCCCTGGTGCGAGTGGTGTCGAGCTGATCCGCGACAGCCTGAGCTTCGCCGTCGGCACCGCCCTCATCGAGAACTACGACGTCATCGGCTTCGACCCGCGCGGTGTCGGAGAGTCGACCGCCGTGACCTGCTTCGACGCAGCCGCGATGGACGAATTCCTCTACAGCCTGCCCAGTGCTCCTCGCGGAACGCCCGAGTGGGAGGCCGAGGGCGAGGCACAGGCGGCCGAGTTCGCCGCGGCCTGCGAGGCGAACAGCGGCGGAATCCTCCCGTACATCACGACCGTCAACTCGGCGCGTGACATGGATCTGCTGCGCGGAGTGCTCGGCGACAAGAAGCTCCACTACCTCGGATACTCGTACGGCACGTTCCTCGGCGCGACCTACGCCGAGCTGTATCCGGATCGTGTCGGACACCTTGTGCTCGACGGCGCCATCGACCCGTCGATCCCGGGGCGCGACGTCGGCACGACGCAGGCGCTCGGGTTCGAGTCTGCGCTTCGGGCCTACATGCAGGACTGCCTCGACACCCGCGGCTGCCCGTTCAACGGCACGGTCGACGAGGCGATGGCAGACCTCGGTGCGCTACTCGCGAGCGTCGACGCGGTGCCGCTGAAGAACGGAGACGGCCGGATGCTCGGCGCGGACTCGCTCATGACAGGGATCATCGCCGCGCTCTACGCGCAGGACAGCTGGCCCTACCTGACCGATGCGCTCGCCGGAGCACTGCAGGGCGATCCGTCGACGGCATTCTTCCTCGCAGACTTCTACAACGGACGCGAGGGCGGACGCTACCTCGACAACTCGACGGAGGCGTTCACGGCATACAACTGCATGGACTACCCGCTCGAAGTCGACGAGGCCGCCGACGAGGCCGCGCGGGCCAAGGTGCGAGAGGGCGCGCCCACGATCGCCCCCTACTGGGATGGCGTCGACGTGTGCGCATCCTGGCCGTACCCGGCGACGGGCACCCGTTCCGCCCTCACGGCGGAGGGCTCCGGCCCGATCCTCGTGATCGGCACGACCAACGACCCTGCGACGCCCTACGAGTGGTCGGTCGCGATGGCGGAGCAGCTCGACGGCGGTGTCCTCATCACCCGTGTGGGTGAAGGCCACACCGGCTACAACAAGGGCAACATGTGCGTGGATGACGCGGTCGAAGCGTTCTTCCTCGATGACGTCGTGCCCGAGAACGGCCTCCGCTGCGAGTGAGTCGCGCTCGATTCGCGGTGGACGCCCAATCAATGTAATATCGTTTCTCGTGCCACTGATGTGACACAGGCCGCTTTAGCTCAGTCGGCAGAGCGTTTCACTCGTAATGAAAAGGTCGTCAGTTCGATTCTGACAAGCGGCTCCGCAAGCCCCGTGATGTGAGAACATCACGGGGCTTTCTCGTGTCCGAGAAGCGTAGGCTCGAAGCATGAGCAGAGCACTCCTGATCATCGATGTGCAGAACGATTTCACCGAGGGCGGGGCACTGGCCGTCGCCGGCGGCGACGCCGTGGCATCCGGAATTACCGCATTCCTCTCAGCCCACGCCACTGATTACACGCTCGTGCTGGCGTCGCGGGACTGGCACGACGCCGACAACGACAATGACGGGCACTTCGCGGCGGGGGAGCCGAACTACGTCGACTCCTGGCCGGTGCACTGCGTGGCCGAGACACCCGGAGCCGCCTACGATCCGCTGTTCGAGACGACGGCAGTGACGCACCATGTGCGCAAGGGGCAGGGGGCGAACGGGTACTCGCTGTTCGAGGGCACCACCGACGACGGCGAACAGCCCGGCGTGGTTCTGGCGCAGGCGGGAATCCTCGACGTGGACGTCGTCGGGATCGCCACCGACTACTGCGTGCGGGCGTCGTCGCTCGACGCGATCGCCCACGGCCTGCGGGTGCGCGTGCTCACGGATCTCATCGCAGGAGTGGACGCGGAGGCCAGCGACGCCGCTCTGGCGGAACTGGCGCACGCCGGAGCGGAGCTCGCCACTTCTGAGCGCAACGCATGACTCGCAGTGCCCTGTTGCTGCGCGCCGTGAACGTGAGCGGACGCAACCGCGTGCCGATGGCGGAGCTGCGTGCCCTGCTCGCGGAGCGGACCGAGCTGGAGGAGATCGCGACCTACATCGCGAGCGGCAACATCGTCTGCGCGACACCGCCGGACGTGACGGCGGTATGCGCGACAGTGCGTGCGCTGATCGCCGAGAGCTTCGGTGTCGACACCCCGGTCATCGCCCGTTCGCATCGCGAGATCGAGCGGATGCTGCAGCGCAACCCTTTCGTGCACTCCGACATCGCCGAGAAGCTGCTGCACGTCATGGTGCTCGAGCGGGCCCCGAAGCCGGGAGCGCTCGACCTCCTGCGGGAGCGCCTCGTCCCGGGCGAAGAAGTGGAACTCGTGGGCGATGATCTCTGGATTCACTACTCCGCGGACGGCGTGCATGCGACCAAGCTCACGACGTCCGTGCTCGACCGGGCGTTGGGCGTCTCCGGGACGGCACGAAATCTCCGGACAATGACGAAGCTCGCGGAACTCACCGCGTGACGCCGCGCCGCGGGCTCAGCGGATCGATGCGAGCGTACGACGCACAGCATCGACGGTGCGCTGCGCCTGGGGCGCATCCGTCCTCCAGTTGCTGACGGAGAAGCGCACGACCGTGCGTCCAGCCCACTGCGAGGTCATCGCGAGCACCTCACCGTCCTCCCACAGCGCCGCGCTCAGCCGCGCGGTGGCCTCGTCGCTCTCGAGGGCGACACACACCTGGGTGAAGACGATCTCGTTGAGCACCTCGACGCCGGGAAGCTCCGCGAGTCCTTCCGCGATCATGCCCGCGGATGCCGCGAGCCGGTCGATCAGAGCGATCACCCCCTCGCGGCCGAGTGCGCGCAGCACCGCCCAGGTCGGCACCCCGCGTGCGCGCCGAGAGAGCTCAGGAGCCTTCTCATGCGGGTCGGCGCCCACCATGGTCGCCTGCAGATAGCTCGCGTGCATGCCGAGCGCGCGGTGCATCGCGGCCGGGTCGCGCACGATCGCGATCCCGCAGTCATAGGGGACGTTGAGGGTCTTGTGCGCGTCGGTTGACCAGGAGTCCGCGCCCTCGAAGCCTGCCGTGAGGTGTCGAAGCGATGGCGACGCGGCCGCCCAGAGCCCGAAGGCGCCGTCGATGTGCACCCAGGCGGATGCAGCGTGCGCGACGGCGATCGCCGCCGCGAAGTCGTCATAGGCGCCGGAGTGGATGTTGCCAGCCTGAAGGGCGACGATCGCGGGCCCTTCACCGGCATCGAGCACATGGCGGAGGGCATTCACGTCGATGCGGCCCTGACCGTCGGCGGGAACGACCAGCGGACGCCCGAGACCCAGATAGCGGGCGGCGAGGTCCATCGTCGCGTGCCGCTCCTCCCCGGCGATGTAGCGGACGCGAGGTGCGCCGGAGAGTCCGTCGACCTCGACGTCCCACCCCACCGCGGCCAGCACCTCGTTGCGGGCGGCGGCAAGGCAGGAGAACTGGGCCATCGTCGCGCCTGTCGTGAAACCGACCTCGCACTCGGCCGGAAGGCCGAGCAGATCGAGGAGCCATTCCCCGGCGAGCTCCTCTGCGGCCGCCGCTCCGGGGGTGATCGCACGCAGCCCTGCATTCTGATCCCAGGCGGACACCAGCCAGTCTGCTGCCAGCGCCACCGGCTGCGTGCCTCCGATCACCCATCCGTAGAAGCGCGGTGAGCCGATTGCGATGAGCCCCGGCTCGACATTCTCGACGAGATGCTCCAGCACAGCAGCATCCGCTGTGCCCTGCACCGGCAGCTCGCGTCCCAGTCGGTTCTTGATGTCATCGGGGGAGGCGTGCGGCGGAATCGGTCGTTCGTCGACCCCGGCGAGCCACGCGAGAGCGTGTCGGTGTGCGAGCGCGAGTGCGCGTTCGTAGATGTCGGCGTTCGGCTCTTCCCTGACCATGGCACACCTGATTCCGTGCGCGACGCGCACATCTCAGATTGTCCGCTTCGTGAGCGGTGAGGTCAACGCCCGGTGCAAGGCGGACAGCTCAGCGTGAGGGAGGAATGGTGGGCCCGGAGGGGCTCGAACCCTCGACCCGCGGATTAAAAGTCCGATGCTCTGCCAACTGAGCTACAGGCCCTACCTCTCTAGTCTATGGGGTCACAAAGGGGCCGCCGACGAGGTGAATCGTCGACGGCCCCTCTGCCCCCTCGCCCCGAAAGCCCCAGCCATGCGCGGCGTGATCGTGCGGGTGCTTACTGTGCAGGAGGCATGAGCACCGAGTCGACCAGGTAGACGACGGCGTTCGCGGTCTGCACGCCACCGCAGATCACCATGGCGTCGTTCACCATCCAGTTGTCACCGCTGCCGGTGACCTCGAGCTCAGCGCCCTGAACGGTCTTGTGCATGCCCGCGATGTCGGCCGGTTCGATCTGGCCGGGAACGACGTGGTAGGTCAGGATCGACGTCAGCGTCGCGGAATCCGTCTTGAGAGCCTCGATGGTTGCGGGATCGATCTTGCCGAAGGCCTCATCGACCGGGGCGAAGACAGTGAACTCGTCGCCGTTGAGCGTGTCGACGAGGTTCACGTCCGGGTTGAGCTGACCGCTCACCGCGGCCACGAGCGTCGTCAGCAGCGGGTTGTTGGACGCGGCGACAGCGACCGGGTCCTGCGACATGCCCTGAATCGAGCCGGCGCCGTCAGGCACCTGGTCCGCGTAGGCGGAACATCCGGGGCCGACGAGGTTCGCCGCCGGATCCATCATGTCCGGTTCGGATGCTGTCGTCTCCGGTGCCTTCGGCGGGGTGGTCGTCGTCTCTGCGGTGCCTCCGCCGCCCATCGTGCACGCCGACAGCGCGAATGCGCTCGCCAGTGTCAGCGTGAGGACTGCGGTGGCCTTCTTCGTGGTGCGGAACATCTCAACCTCCGGGAATCGGTGTCACGGTTTTCCGTGGCGTTGACAGGTGTTCGGCGCACGGCGGAGAACGGATTGGATGAATTTCGCTCCCATCCGAAGCGCGCCCTGCGCCGAAGAACTCGCAACAGAAGCGAGGACACCATGGATCTCATCGTCATCGGCCTGCTGGGCGGCCTCATCACAGGAATCTCGCCGTGCATCCTTCCGGTGCTGCCGGTCATCTTCCTCACGGCGGGCGCGCAGTCCGCCCGGTTCGAGGGCGGCGAAGGCGTCGTTCCCGCGCGACGCAGCCGTCCATATCTGGTGATCGCAGGGCTCGTCCTGAGCTTCACGCTCGTCACGCTGGTGGGGTCCGTGGTGCTGGGGCTGCTGAACCTGCCGCAGGACATCATCCGCTGGGCAGGAATCGTCGTGCTTCTCGTGATCGGCATCAGTCTGCTGATCCCGAGATTCGAGCAGCTGTTGGAGAAGCCCTTCCAGTGGCTTCCGCGCAAGGAAGTCGCCAACAGGGGCAACGGCTTCGGCGTGGGGCTCGCGCTGGGCGCCGTCTTCGTTCCCTGCGCGGGCCCGGTTCTGGCTGCGATCATCGTCGCAGGAGCAACGGGCCAGATCGGTGCAGGGACCGTGCTGCTCACGGTGTCGTTCGCCGTGGGAGTGGCTGTTCCGCTGCTGGTTTTCGCCTTGGCGGGGCGGAGCGTGGTGGAGCGCATCCGCGCCTTCCGTGCCCGTGAGCGTGGGCTGCGCATCGCTGCGGGCATCGCGATGATCGCACTTGCGGTGGGGCTGGTGTTCAACGTTCCGCAGGCGCTCCAGCGGCTTCTGCCCGACTACACGGCAGGACTTCAGACGGAACTCACCGAGAGCGACCAGGCCGAGCGTGCGCTGGGTCTCGGCGGCCTGGTCACCGACGAGAATCGCGACCTCGAGAACTGCACGAACGGCGCGACCGTTCTGGAGTCGTGCGGGACAGCACCGGAGATCCGCGGCATCGATGCCTGGCTCAACACCCCGGACGGTACAGCGGTCACACTCGACGAGCTGCGGGGGAAGGTCGTGCTGATCGATTTCTGGGCGTACTCGTGCATCAACTGCCAGCGTTCCATTCCCCACGTGGTCGCCTGGGATGAGGCCTATCGCGATGCGGGACTGCAGGTGATCGGCATCCACTCGCCGGAGTACGCGTTCGAGAAGGACGCGGGCAACGTCGCCGCGGGTGCCCGTGACTTCGGCATCGAGTACCCGGTGGCGCTGGACAACTCCCTGGCCACCTGGACCGCATACCGCAACAGGTACTGGCCCGCGCACTACCTGATCGATGCGGACGGAACGGTGCGGCACATCTCGTTCGGTGAGGGCAACTACGCGGCGACGGAGAGCATGATCCGCGAGCTGCTGAAGGATGCCGACCCCGACGTCGACCTTCCGTCTGCGACGGAGATCGAAGACGAGACGCCGGACCTCGGGTCGACGACCCGGGAGACCTTCCTCGGCTCGTCCAAGGACGTCAACTACGGCGGGGCAGACGCGTACCGCGCGGGAGAGCGCGACTTCGCGTTTCCCGAGGACCAGCCGGAGGACACCTTCGCGCTCGACGGGCGTTGGAAGGTGGAGACACAGTACGCGACGCCGACGGAGGAGTCCGCCCGCATCCGGCTCAACTACCGCGCGGCGGAGGTGCGCATCGTCGTCTCCGGTTCCGGATCGCTCGTGCTCCGCGCAGACGGCGAATCGCCGCGAACGATCATCGTCGACGGCACCCCGCGCTCCTACAGCCTCCTCGACGCCGCTGAGGTCGGCACAGGAACACTCACCCTCGAGGTGACGCCGGGCGTCAACGTCTACTCGTTCACCTTCGGTTGAGCGTGTCGCGGGCGAAGGCGCGTACGGGAGAGCGGGGATAAGGCATGCTGGAGGCAATGGTCATCGACGGCATCGACACAGCGGAGGACGGCAGCGCGGGTGACCTCGCGGCCGAACTTCTCGCTCGTGTGGCATCCGGCGACCAGGACGCGTTCGCCGAGCTCTACGATCTGCTCTCGGCGCGCGTCTTCGGACTCATCCTCCGCATCGTCGTGAACCGGGCGCAGAGCGAAGAGGTGCTGCAGGAGGTCTTCTTCGAGATCTGGCAATCCGCTACGCGCTTCGCTCCGAACAAGGGACAAGGACGATCCTGGATCCTCACGATCGCCCACCGCCGGGCGGTCGACCGGGTTCGCGCCTCGCAGTCCAGCAACGACCGGGACGTGCGGGTGGGGATGCGGGACATCGAGGTCGCCCACGACTCGGTCGCAGAGCAGGTGCAGCTGTCGATCGAGGGAGAACGAGTCGGTCGCGCGCTGACCCAGCTGCCCGAGGCGCAGCGCGAGGCGATCGTTCTCGCCTATTACGGCGGATACAGTCAGAGCGAGATCTCCGTGCTGACGGGTACTCCACTGGGCACGATCAAGACGAGAATGCGCGATGGGATGTCGCGCCTGAGAACCGCAATGGGGGTGACCGCATGACCGATCAGAACACGAACTCCGCCGAGTTCGCGGAGTTCGAGGAGCTTTCCGCAGGGCACGCCGTGCGGGCGCTCTCGGCGACGGAGGCACAGCGATTCACGGAGCTGCGCGTAGCGCATCCGGAATGGGAGGCGACCGCCCGCGCGGATGCCACTGTCGCCGCGCGGCTGGGCGAGGGCGTCCTGCCTGTCGAGCCGCCAGCGGCCATCCGTGCGCAGCTGCTTGCTCAGATCGCCGGCTCCCTGCAGACGACCTCGCAGGCGGATGACGCGCGAGCCGATGACATCCAGACCGGCGGTGCGGCCTCGGCTGCTGCGCCCTTCTCCGCGGATGCTGCCGCGGCCCCGGAAGAGGCACACCGGCGTCGTTCACGTCGCGGGCGCCTCTTCGCGCTTGCTGCGAGCCTCGTTCTCCTGGGGGGCATCGCGCTGGGAACCGTCGCACTCACGCAGTACCTGACGCGGCCTGCGGCGGTCGTGGCGCTCGATGAGGTGCGGGCGGCTCCGGATGCACAGAGCGCGAGCGTCGATGCGGCAGGGGTGGCCGCCACCGCCTACTGGTCGGCCGAGAAGCAGAAGGCCGTCCTGGTGGCAGAAGACCTTCAGCCCCTGAGCGCGCAGCAGTCCTACGAGCTCTGGTTCGTCCGCGAGGGTGTGCCGATCTCGGCGGGTGTCTTCGAGGTGGAATCGGGGACGACGACCGCCCTGCTCGACGGCGACATGCACAGCGGTGACGTCATCGCCGTCACCGTCGAGGTCGCCGGCGGCTCGCCCACCGGGCAGCCCACGAGCGATCCGGTGATCGCGATTCCGACCGCCTAGATGGGTGCGCGCGAGACGGCGTAGCCTGGAGGGATGCCTGAGCACTTTCCGCGCCCTGTCCGCCTGCCACCGGTGTCGTTCGACCGGGTGATCGGCGCGCATGATCCGGCGGAGGAGACGCGGATCGCGCACGCCACGGCGTCCGGGCTGCTCGCGCGCGTACGCGCGGATGACAGCGGCGTGAGCGCGGAGCGCCTCATCGCCTTCACCGCGGAGCATGGCATCGACGAGATCGCCGAGCTCTGGTCGAAGGCGCCCGCGCGCTCACTTCCGGGCGCGCTCTGGGAGCTGTATCTGCTGCAGCTTGCCATCCACACGGATGCCCCGACGGCGGCGTTCCTCTACGAGCGCGGGCGCGCCGAGCTGGCGACAGCGGACGCGGCGATCGCGGGCGCCCCGGCCCCGGCGAGTCCCGAAGAGCTTGTCGCGCTCATCGACACGATCCTGCGCGGGGTGTTCCGCGGGGACTTCGCCGTGGCGCTGGAGCGCGCGGCCGCCTTCTGCCGCGTGCAGGCATCGGGGGCGACACACGCGGCCGATGACTACGAACTCACCGAGCCGAACCGGGCGAGTGATCTCACCGCGCGGGCACTGCGCCTGTCCACCTACGCGGAAGACCTTGCTCAGTCTGCGGCGCTCTGGCGGCGCGGCGCGCTGGTCTGAGCGCACTCGGGCATGAGAAAGCCGGGCCGCAAAAACGCCTCTCGGCGGAAGGCCGCTCGCAGCGGCGAAAAATGGAGCCCGGGGTTATGCGGCCCGGCCCATCAAGTGTAACGCGTCGACGGTCTGCCTATTCCCGTTCGCCCTATGCTGTGGACATGGCCCAGTGCTTCGCCCTCCTGATCACCCCGGTCGCCGCCGACGACACCCGCTCCGACTACTCCGACACGTTCCGCGCGATCGATGTGACCGCCCCGGCGCTCAGCGTCGGCGAGCTCAGCACGCAGCGCGGCGACGGCGTCTTCGAATCGATCGGTGTGATCGACGGTCACCCGAACGAGGTCGAAGCGCATGTCCAGCGGTTGGCGCACTCTGCGGCGCTCTGCGACCTGCCGGCTCCGAACCTCCCGCAGTGGCGCGAGGCGATCGCCGCTGCCGCGACCCACGCACCCGCCGGCGAAGCCGTCATCAAGCTCATCCTCAGCCGTGGCGTCGAGCATGGTCCCGCGCCGACCGCATGGGCGACGGTCTCGCCGGCTGCGGACAACAGTCTCGTCCGGGAGAAG
The DNA window shown above is from Microbacterium keratanolyticum and carries:
- a CDS encoding anti-sigma factor produces the protein MTDQNTNSAEFAEFEELSAGHAVRALSATEAQRFTELRVAHPEWEATARADATVAARLGEGVLPVEPPAAIRAQLLAQIAGSLQTTSQADDARADDIQTGGAASAAAPFSADAAAAPEEAHRRRSRRGRLFALAASLVLLGGIALGTVALTQYLTRPAAVVALDEVRAAPDAQSASVDAAGVAATAYWSAEKQKAVLVAEDLQPLSAQQSYELWFVREGVPISAGVFEVESGTTTALLDGDMHSGDVIAVTVEVAGGSPTGQPTSDPVIAIPTA
- the sigK gene encoding ECF RNA polymerase sigma factor SigK, coding for MLEAMVIDGIDTAEDGSAGDLAAELLARVASGDQDAFAELYDLLSARVFGLILRIVVNRAQSEEVLQEVFFEIWQSATRFAPNKGQGRSWILTIAHRRAVDRVRASQSSNDRDVRVGMRDIEVAHDSVAEQVQLSIEGERVGRALTQLPEAQREAIVLAYYGGYSQSEISVLTGTPLGTIKTRMRDGMSRLRTAMGVTA
- a CDS encoding DNA-directed RNA polymerase subunit beta, which encodes MPEHFPRPVRLPPVSFDRVIGAHDPAEETRIAHATASGLLARVRADDSGVSAERLIAFTAEHGIDEIAELWSKAPARSLPGALWELYLLQLAIHTDAPTAAFLYERGRAELATADAAIAGAPAPASPEELVALIDTILRGVFRGDFAVALERAAAFCRVQASGATHAADDYELTEPNRASDLTARALRLSTYAEDLAQSAALWRRGALV